One Arcobacter sp. F155 DNA window includes the following coding sequences:
- a CDS encoding sensor histidine kinase has protein sequence MTKRIYLLSRIRKYRSEIRRYKKEYRNRLSELAKKNSMKDEIIFEQSKQNTINTEVSYIAQNWRQPLSVITLLSTSMQFYAKEDLILKNVIKNCEMINENAQYLSCVIDNFTNAQRTKTIMKKEVFRLDLMLNEFVVNNEYYDIQIKVDMLDNYLIYTCKQELFKSINNILNNSKENLNERLKKDKKILISVSQKAKEFIIEIKDNAGGIKEDILNSIFEPYSTTKFKTKDVGLGLYLTYMSITHQLEGSIEAKNIVYIDSQSNKEFKGAQFTIKIPRVNSHSQ, from the coding sequence GTACAGAAATAGATTATCTGAGTTAGCAAAGAAAAATAGTATGAAAGATGAAATAATATTTGAACAATCAAAACAAAATACAATAAATACTGAGGTTTCATATATCGCTCAGAATTGGAGACAACCACTTTCTGTAATAACTCTATTATCTACTTCAATGCAGTTTTATGCAAAAGAGGATTTAATTTTAAAAAATGTGATAAAAAACTGTGAAATGATTAATGAAAATGCACAATATCTCTCTTGCGTTATTGATAACTTTACAAATGCACAAAGAACAAAAACTATTATGAAGAAAGAAGTTTTTAGATTAGATTTAATGCTAAATGAGTTTGTGGTAAACAATGAGTATTATGATATACAAATAAAGGTAGATATGTTAGATAACTACTTAATCTATACATGTAAACAGGAACTATTTAAATCTATAAATAATATTCTTAATAATTCAAAAGAGAACTTGAATGAAAGATTAAAAAAAGACAAAAAGATATTAATTTCTGTAAGTCAAAAAGCAAAAGAGTTTATTATTGAAATAAAAGACAATGCAGGAGGAATAAAAGAAGATATCTTAAATAGTATATTTGAACCATACTCAACTACAAAGTTTAAAACAAAAGATGTAGGACTTGGATTGTATTTAACTTACATGAGCATTACCCATCAGCTAGAAGGTTCAATAGAGGCTAAAAATATAGTTTATATTGATTCTCAATCAAATAAAGAATTTAAAGGTGCTCAATTTACAATTAAAATACCAAGAGTGAACTCTCATAGTCAATAG